The segment GCCCGAATACGAGCTTCCGCACCTGGAGGGATACCTCGGCTCCGCACCGGTACGGGTGGGCAACGCCGCCACCGGCCAGCTCCAGCTGGACATCTACGGTGCGCTGATCGACTCGATCTACCTCTACGACAAGTGGGGGCAGCCGATCAGCAGCGACCGCTGGGACGAGGTCGGCGGTGTGGTGGACTGGCTGTGCGAGCACTGGGACCAGCCCGACGAGGGGGTGTGGGAGACGCGGGGCGGCCGGCGGAACTTCGTGTACTCGAGGCTGATGTGCTGGGTGGCGCTGGAGCGCGCGATACGCATGGCGAACCGCCGCGGTCTGCCGGCGGACCTGCTCCGCTGGCGGGAGTCCCGGGACGCGATCTACCGGCAGATCATGCGGCGCGGCTGGTCGGCCGAACGGGGGGCGTTCGTCCAGGGGCTGGACGGCCACGTGCTGGACGCCTCGCTGCTGATGATGCCGATGGCGAAGTTCGTCTCGCCGACCGACCCCAAGTGGCTCTCCACCCTGGACGCGCTCACCGCGGACCTGGTCTCCGACTCGCTGGTGTACCGCTACGACCCGACCGCCAGTCCGGACGGCCTGCACGGCCGCGAGGGCACCTTCTCGATCTGCTCCTTCTGGTACGTGGAGGCGCTGGCCCGCGCGGGCCGGCTGGAGGAGGCCCGGCTCGCCTTCGAGAAGATGCTCACCTACGCCAACCACGTCGGTCTGTTCGCGGAGGAGATCGGCCCGACCGGCGAACAACTGGGCAACTTCCCCCAGGCCTTCACCCACCTCTCGCTGATCAGCGCCGCCTTCAACCTCGACCGCGCGCTGGGCTGACCCCGTCGCCCCCTCCCGGCCGGCAGGAAGGGGCAGGAACAACCCCTGGGGGTTGGAAATCCCCGAACGCGTCGCGGCGGTGCCGGCCGGTCGGCAGGATGTGGCCATGGAGCAGCGGGACATGGGATCGGGACCGGGACCGGGCACCGCCCGGCCGATGGTGGTACGGGTGCCGGTGGATCCGGTGGAGGCCGTCGTGGAGGCGGATGCCGCCGATGCTGCCAAGCAGCTGGCCAAGGTGGCCGTGAGGGGGCCGCTGTTCGGAGTGGCCGCGCAGGACGACCGCGGCGGACCGGCCTGGTCCGTGGTGAGCGCCGTGACGCTCGGCTGCCCGCAGCAGGCACGGGACAGCCTCAACTCGCTGCTGTGGTACCGGGCGAAGGACGACGCGCGCGACCGGGCGGAGCGGCGCGAGCTGCTGGCGGCGGTCGCCCGGCTGGAGAGCGAGTGCGTCGACGATCTCACCGTGGGCTGCACCCGGTACCGCGTCGTGCGCGCCGAGGAATACGCCGCCACGGGCCCCGCCGGCATCGAGGAGCCCCGGCCGACGGACCCGGAGCCGGCCGTTCCCGACTGGACGCACAGCTCCCGGCACCCGGAGATCGATGACGGTCTGGTGCTGCATCCCGACGCGCCGGTCACACCGATGCAGGCCGCGGAACGGCTGGCGCTGCGCGGGCTGTCCTACGCCGGTGCCCGCTACCCCGCCGCGGTCCTCGCCGACTCGCGGCGGGCCCTGCAGACCCACCCGGACGTCCTGCTCCTGCCCGCGGCGTTCACCGTGATGGAGAGGACCGGCACCGGCTGGAAGCCGGTGAGCGGCCCGCACGTCAGCGCACACGCCGCCCGCCGGTCCCTGGACTTCACCCTCACCTGGGCGTGGCCCCGGATGTACGGCCTGATCCCCCTCGAGTCCGACCCCACCGCCGACGCCCGCACCCTCACCGCGGCCGGCGGCTCCGGCAGCGAGGCCGAGCAGCTGGCCGAGTACGCCGCGGCCGCCGACAGGCTGCGGGCCGGCCGCGTCAACCGCCTCGAAGTCGACGACACCCTCTACCTGATCGCCCGCACCCGTCGCCTGGTGCGCTGGGGGCCCGACGGCCCCGAGGGGCCACGCCCCAGCGACGTCAACGGCCACGAGCCCGGCCGCATCCACCTCGGGCTCGACGAAGACGGCAACGTCCTGCCCGAGAGGGACGAAGGAGAAGGCGCAGGCGCAGGCGAAGAGACCGACTGATCGTTTCAGGCTCCGGCACCCGAGGGGATGCTGGCCCTTGACCTCGACCGCGCTGGAGGTGCCACGGTGGCCCGCATGAACACGGAATCCACCGCGGTGGCCGCCGCCTGAGGGGCGAGGGCGGGTGACGCTGAGTGAGTTCTTCGGGGGGTCTCACCGAGGCGCGCGGGCCGTCTCGGGCCGGGGGGCGGTCGGGGGAGCCTCGGGAGTCCGGCCGGTGTTGGCCTCGCGTTTGCGTGACCGCCGCCCGCCGGTCGTCCGGAAAGCGGTTCCGTTTGTGGCCGGCGGTGGGGCAGGGCCGGAAGCGGGGTACGGGGTTCCGGGGGTGGGGCGCGGCGGGTACGCGCCATTCGCGGGTCCGGGGGCCATCCGGGCCGCGGGGTTCGGGGCGGATGGCAGGGAACCCTCCGTGGACTGCCCCTATACGGTCGGTGATCATCCGCCCCCGGGGCGCCGGGGCGCCTTCACGGGGCGCACACTTCCGGCCGCTCTGCGCCCCTGCGCTCCCCCGGGGGGCAGACGCCGCGCGAGGCCTCGTCCTAGCCTCCCGGGCCATGCGATCACCTCTGAAGAGCCGACTCGGCCTCACCGCGTTCCTCGCCTTCGTCCTGGCCCTGTTCGGTCTCGCCCCCGCGGCCCAGGCCGCCCCCGCCCCGGCCGCCCTGACGTTCGCCACGAACGCCGCCACCGTCACCCCCGGCGGCACGGTGAACCTCACGATGACGCTCACCAACAACAAGACCTACGACGTCTGGTTCGTCTACCAGACCATCTCCCCGACCTGGCTCACCACCCAGCGCGCCGACCTCAAGTACAGCTTCACCGGCTGCAGCGTGGCCACCCCGACCGGTGCCGCCGCCTGCTCCGGCGTCGGCCCCTCCGACCTCGGCGGCAACTACGGCGCGACCATACCCCCCGGTCAGAGCCGCACGGTGACGCTCACCCTCCAGGTCGCCGCCGACTCCGGGTGCAACGGCAACATCGGCTTCTACTCGTACTACTACGCCGAGTTCAGCGACAGCACGAACACCAGCGGCGGCCCGGTCTACACGCCCGAGACCCGCGTCCTCTGCGCCTGAGGACCCCCGTCCCGGCCGGGGGTGGCCTGAAATCGCCCCCCGCCCGCCACCCCTAGTGGTCCAGACCACCAGGGTCTAGTGCCGCCGGACCCACCCGGTCCGGCGGCACCCCGCTCGGCTCCGGACCGGCCCTCATGGCGGCCGGACGCGCCCGCCCGCCGGGTTCCGGAAACGGCCCGAAGGCGTCAGGCCGGGCAACTCGCCCCACACCACGCCCAGTTGGTCGCCTGCGTTTTTCCGTCGGTTTCCGCAACGCCCCCACGAAAGCTACACACAGGCACCACCATGTGACGCGACGGATGTGCGACGACCGGTTTCTGAGGGGGAGACCGGCGTCGCGCAAGGGGGGCGTCGGCCGCTTCGTGCGCGCTTCGCTCACCCCTGCCCGGGGAGGGGAATTTCACCGCATGAAGCGAAGCGAGCGAAGTAGGCGTAGCCGGCGGAGCAGTCGAGGCGGGCGCGGCATACGTACCGCCGTCTTATCGGTGGGCGCGCTCATCGCGGCCGCCGGACTGCCGGCCGGCGCGGCCCACGCCGACGCCACCACACCCCGCGTGGACCTGCGGGTGCTGGTCGTGGCCGACGGAGGCCCGGCCGTCCAGGCCATCACGGCGGAGCTGGACTCGGCGGGGACGCCTTACACCCAGGTGGACCTCACACGGCCGGACCGGCCCACCATCGACGCCGCCTTCCTCGCCGATACCGCCGGCGGCCGGCCGCGCGCCAAGTTCCAGGCGGTCGTCCTGCCCAACGACAACCCGTTCGCCGCGGGTTCCGCCGAGATGGCCGCCCTCGCGGCCTATGAGCAGACCTACGAGATACCCCAGGTCGACGCCTACACCTACGCGCGCCCCCAGGTCGGCCTCCAGTACTTCGTCGCCGGCGGCTACGCGGGCAGTGTCGACGGCGCCCAGGGGGCCGTGACCGCCGCCGGCCGCTCCGGCCCCTTCGGCTACCTCGAGGGCACCGTCCCGTTCGAGGACAACTCGCCCACCGTCGGCGAGAGTTA is part of the Streptomyces katrae genome and harbors:
- a CDS encoding DUF5954 family protein, with translation MEQRDMGSGPGPGTARPMVVRVPVDPVEAVVEADAADAAKQLAKVAVRGPLFGVAAQDDRGGPAWSVVSAVTLGCPQQARDSLNSLLWYRAKDDARDRAERRELLAAVARLESECVDDLTVGCTRYRVVRAEEYAATGPAGIEEPRPTDPEPAVPDWTHSSRHPEIDDGLVLHPDAPVTPMQAAERLALRGLSYAGARYPAAVLADSRRALQTHPDVLLLPAAFTVMERTGTGWKPVSGPHVSAHAARRSLDFTLTWAWPRMYGLIPLESDPTADARTLTAAGGSGSEAEQLAEYAAAADRLRAGRVNRLEVDDTLYLIARTRRLVRWGPDGPEGPRPSDVNGHEPGRIHLGLDEDGNVLPERDEGEGAGAGEETD